The Paenibacillus sp. RUD330 genome has a segment encoding these proteins:
- a CDS encoding glycine betaine ABC transporter substrate-binding protein — protein MAGILGLAGAIALGGCSAANNGNGTDSGGSEQSVGKAVGYKIIGIDPGAGLMAAANRAVEDYGLTDWTLVEGSGAAMTIALDKAIKKKEPIIVTGWTPHWMFGKYDLKYLDDPKKSFGEDEEIHTIVRGGLKQDAPSVYEFLDRFEWTDADMAKVMVAIQEGAEPAAAAADWAKDNAALIDGWVDGIEKVSGKPFKLAYVAWDSEIASTNVVAWVLENRLGYKTELLQVEAGPMWAGVANGDADAIVAAWLPITHKDYAEQYKDKYEDLGANLKGTRLGLVVPSYMDISSIEDLAK, from the coding sequence ATGGCAGGGATACTCGGACTTGCTGGAGCCATCGCGCTTGGAGGCTGTTCAGCGGCCAACAATGGAAACGGGACGGATTCCGGCGGAAGCGAGCAATCCGTCGGCAAGGCAGTCGGCTATAAAATCATCGGCATCGATCCCGGCGCCGGCCTGATGGCTGCCGCCAATCGGGCTGTCGAGGACTACGGCCTGACGGATTGGACGCTGGTCGAAGGCTCGGGAGCGGCGATGACGATTGCGCTCGACAAGGCGATCAAGAAGAAGGAGCCGATCATCGTCACCGGCTGGACGCCCCACTGGATGTTCGGGAAGTATGATCTGAAATATCTGGACGATCCCAAAAAATCGTTCGGGGAGGACGAGGAGATCCATACGATCGTGCGCGGCGGATTGAAGCAGGATGCGCCGTCGGTTTATGAATTCCTCGACCGCTTCGAATGGACGGATGCCGATATGGCCAAAGTGATGGTGGCCATCCAGGAAGGCGCCGAACCGGCCGCAGCCGCAGCCGATTGGGCGAAAGACAACGCGGCCTTGATCGACGGCTGGGTGGACGGCATCGAGAAGGTGTCCGGCAAGCCGTTCAAGCTCGCCTACGTAGCCTGGGATTCCGAGATCGCCAGCACGAACGTTGTGGCGTGGGTGCTGGAGAACCGTCTCGGCTACAAGACGGAGCTGCTGCAGGTGGAAGCCGGTCCGATGTGGGCGGGAGTGGCGAACGGCGACGCCGACGCGATCGTGGCGGCATGGCTGCCGATCACGCACAAGGACTATGCGGAGCAGTACAAGGACAAGTACGAGGATCTCGGGGCGAACCTGAAGGGTACGAGGCTTGGCCTCGTCGTTCCTTCCTATATGGATATTTCCTCGATCGAGGATTTGGCCAAGTAG
- a CDS encoding CBS domain-containing protein: protein MKAKDFMISKVYKVKETDTVRDVIERFLAYRISGLPVVNERNVIVGYVSDGDIMRYIGKHEDIVVDAFYFTAVVNGDNDEYEERLKRLLPLNVMAIAKKKVVTASVEDDIEQIAAILGKKQIKKLPVHRGGVLAGIISRGDVIRQSFQSLL, encoded by the coding sequence ATGAAAGCCAAGGATTTTATGATCTCGAAGGTTTATAAGGTCAAGGAAACCGATACGGTGAGGGATGTCATCGAGAGATTTCTTGCTTACCGCATCAGCGGCCTGCCCGTCGTCAACGAGCGCAACGTTATCGTCGGATACGTCAGCGACGGAGACATCATGCGATATATCGGCAAGCATGAAGACATTGTCGTCGATGCCTTTTATTTCACGGCCGTCGTGAATGGCGACAACGACGAGTACGAGGAGAGGCTGAAGCGGCTGCTTCCTTTGAACGTCATGGCGATCGCCAAGAAAAAAGTTGTAACCGCTTCCGTGGAGGACGACATCGAGCAGATCGCCGCCATCCTGGGCAAGAAGCAGATCAAAAAGCTGCCGGTCCACCGGGGCGGCGTCCTTGCGGGCATCATCAGCCGCGGCGACGTCATCCGGCAATCGTTTCAGTCTCTTCTGTAA
- a CDS encoding C40 family peptidase — MKKVIMSITAFILIAVFASSSVFASTELKSSIGKVLGTPYKYGGTTTAGFDCSGFVRYIFGQFDVKLPRSSQSQAKAGTKVDKDDLRPGDLVFFNTSGRGISHAGIYVGDGKFAHSSSKGVRYTDLDDAYYAKRYVTARRVATGEDYSKMVSEEEETADDAGE; from the coding sequence GTGAAGAAAGTCATCATGTCCATCACCGCTTTCATTCTTATTGCCGTGTTCGCATCATCCAGCGTATTCGCGAGCACCGAGTTGAAGTCATCCATCGGCAAGGTTCTCGGCACTCCCTACAAGTATGGAGGCACGACTACGGCAGGGTTCGACTGCTCGGGATTCGTCCGCTATATTTTCGGTCAGTTCGACGTGAAGCTGCCGCGCTCCTCCCAGTCCCAGGCCAAGGCCGGCACGAAGGTGGACAAGGATGATCTTCGTCCGGGGGATCTCGTCTTCTTCAACACCAGCGGCCGCGGCATCTCGCATGCCGGCATCTATGTCGGAGACGGCAAGTTCGCCCACTCCTCGAGCAAGGGCGTCCGTTACACGGATCTGGACGATGCCTACTATGCCAAGCGCTACGTTACGGCGCGCCGCGTCGCGACGGGCGAGGATTACAGCAAGATGGTGAGCGAAGAGGAAGAAACGGCCGACGACGCCGGAGAATGA
- a CDS encoding copper ion binding protein has product MATEVLQVKGMSCGHCVNSVEGAVKSAGGSAKVDLASGKVTVEFDNSKLSLQAIKEVIEEQGYDVV; this is encoded by the coding sequence ATGGCGACAGAAGTTCTTCAAGTGAAGGGAATGTCCTGCGGGCATTGCGTCAATTCCGTCGAAGGCGCGGTCAAGAGTGCGGGCGGCAGCGCGAAGGTCGACCTTGCATCCGGCAAAGTGACGGTGGAGTTCGACAATTCCAAGCTGTCTCTGCAGGCGATCAAGGAAGTCATCGAAGAGCAGGGCTACGATGTCGTTTGA
- a CDS encoding glycine betaine/L-proline ABC transporter ATP-binding protein, with protein MSIIEVTDVTKIFGEDPKRILPLLKEGWSKDRIFKETRHTVGVNRVQFAVEPGEIFVIMGLSGSGKSTLVRLLNRLIEPTGGAIRIAGQDITRLNAEQLRKVRQKKISMVFQKFALFPHRTLLENVEYGLEVQKVPKKEREPKAREALRLVGLEERADSYPEQLSGGMQQRVGLARALANDPEILLMDEAFSALDPLIRKDMQDELLELQEKMKKTIVFITHDLDEALRIGDRIALMKDGAIVQIGTPEEIMVNPANEYVERFVEDVDLSKVLTASHVMLRPETIGLDRGARVALQLMRESGISNLFVTDRSRKLIGVITADDASEAVRRGQPLEEIVVRDTPVVTPEMLLHELFDICGTSKYPVAVVNEAGRIVGVIVRGAVLGALAGHVAEREVSVDAAETTA; from the coding sequence TTGTCGATCATTGAAGTCACGGATGTGACGAAAATATTCGGCGAGGATCCAAAACGAATTCTGCCGCTTCTGAAGGAAGGGTGGAGCAAGGACAGGATCTTTAAAGAAACGAGGCATACGGTTGGGGTCAACCGGGTCCAGTTTGCCGTCGAGCCTGGGGAAATCTTTGTCATCATGGGATTGTCCGGCAGCGGCAAATCGACTCTCGTGCGTCTGCTGAACAGGCTGATCGAGCCGACGGGAGGCGCCATCCGCATCGCGGGACAGGATATTACCCGCCTGAATGCGGAGCAGCTGAGGAAGGTGCGCCAGAAAAAGATCAGCATGGTCTTCCAGAAATTCGCGCTCTTCCCGCATCGGACGCTGCTTGAAAACGTGGAGTACGGGCTTGAGGTCCAGAAGGTGCCCAAAAAGGAAAGAGAGCCGAAAGCGAGGGAAGCGCTGCGGCTTGTCGGGCTGGAAGAGAGGGCCGACAGCTATCCCGAGCAGCTGAGCGGCGGCATGCAGCAGCGGGTCGGACTGGCAAGGGCGCTTGCGAACGACCCTGAGATCCTGCTGATGGACGAAGCGTTCAGCGCGCTCGATCCGCTCATCCGCAAGGACATGCAGGACGAACTGCTGGAGCTTCAGGAGAAAATGAAAAAAACGATCGTGTTCATTACGCATGATCTGGATGAGGCGCTGCGGATCGGGGACCGCATCGCGCTCATGAAGGACGGAGCGATCGTGCAGATCGGCACGCCGGAAGAAATCATGGTCAATCCTGCCAACGAATATGTGGAGAGGTTCGTCGAGGACGTGGATCTGTCCAAGGTGCTGACCGCCTCCCATGTGATGCTGCGTCCCGAGACGATCGGCCTCGACCGCGGCGCCAGGGTCGCCCTGCAGCTGATGCGCGAGAGCGGCATCTCCAATCTGTTCGTGACCGACCGCAGCCGCAAGCTGATCGGCGTCATTACCGCCGACGACGCGTCGGAAGCGGTGAGGCGCGGGCAGCCGCTGGAGGAGATCGTCGTCCGTGATACTCCGGTCGTCACTCCGGAGATGCTGCTCCACGAGCTGTTCGACATATGCGGCACCAGCAAGTACCCGGTCGCCGTCGTGAACGAGGCGGGACGGATCGTCGGCGTCATCGTGCGCGGAGCGGTGCTCGGAGCGCTTGCCGGACATGTCGCGGAACGGGAGGTGAGCGTCGATGCTGCCGAAACTACCGCTTGA
- a CDS encoding proline/glycine betaine ABC transporter permease, whose translation MLPKLPLDKWVDRMVDSIEENMNFLFDPISAGIEGVVDFFSYLLHLPPALVLIVLFTALAWWIMRWPMALFTFVGLFLIDNLGYWDHTMDTLALVLTSAIVSIVLGVPIGIACARNNRTQSIVTPILDFMQTMPAFVYLIPAVTFFNLGVVPGVIASVIFAVPPTIRLTNLGIRQVPADLVEAADSFGSTPSQKLFKVQLPLAVPSIMAGINQTLMLALSMVVIASLIGAQGIGADVYRAVSQIKTGKGFEAGLAIVILAIFLDRLTQHLVKGKKHADRRG comes from the coding sequence ATGCTGCCGAAACTACCGCTTGATAAATGGGTGGACCGCATGGTCGATTCCATCGAGGAGAACATGAATTTCCTGTTCGATCCGATTTCAGCCGGAATCGAAGGCGTCGTGGACTTTTTCTCTTATCTGCTCCATCTTCCCCCTGCGCTCGTGCTGATCGTCCTGTTTACGGCGCTGGCCTGGTGGATCATGCGCTGGCCGATGGCGCTGTTCACATTCGTCGGCTTGTTCCTGATCGACAATCTCGGCTATTGGGACCATACGATGGATACGCTGGCGCTCGTGCTGACATCGGCGATCGTCAGCATCGTGCTCGGCGTGCCGATCGGAATCGCCTGCGCCCGGAACAACCGCACGCAGAGCATCGTGACGCCCATCCTTGATTTCATGCAGACGATGCCGGCCTTCGTCTATCTGATCCCGGCCGTGACGTTCTTCAATCTGGGCGTCGTGCCCGGCGTCATCGCCTCGGTCATTTTCGCGGTGCCGCCGACGATCCGCCTGACGAATCTCGGCATCCGGCAGGTGCCCGCCGATCTGGTGGAGGCGGCCGATTCTTTCGGCTCCACCCCTTCCCAGAAGCTGTTCAAGGTGCAGCTGCCGCTCGCGGTGCCGTCGATCATGGCGGGCATCAACCAGACGCTCATGCTCGCTCTGTCCATGGTCGTCATCGCTTCCCTGATCGGGGCGCAGGGCATCGGAGCGGATGTGTACCGCGCCGTCAGCCAGATCAAGACGGGCAAAGGCTTCGAAGCCGGCCTGGCCATCGTCATTCTGGCGATCTTCCTGGATCGGCTGACGCAGCATCTCGTCAAAGGAAAAAAACATGCAGACAGGAGAGGATAG
- a CDS encoding ATP-binding cassette domain-containing protein: MIHLQDVTKTYRSAGGGEVDAIRDITLDVRKGEIFGIIGHSGAGKSTLIRCMNLLERPTRGTVKVGEVVLTDLGERGLQRERRKIGMIFQHFNLLSSLTVRDNIAFPLKLAGHTKPGISRRVDELLALVGLQAHGNKFPSQLSGGQKQRVGIARALAADPEVLLCDEATSALDPQTTNSILALLMDINEKLGLTIVLITHEMGVIRSICDRVAVMDAGTIVESGNVLDVFLKPSHQVTRQFVDEMSDLSDGAPLRTRDNSRLIRLHFVGEETYQPVLFEALKGSPVQCAILQGTVSRMKHTPYGQLLVELSGGGPGEADAVIESLRASGLDVEVLPE, encoded by the coding sequence CTGATTCACTTGCAGGATGTGACGAAAACATACCGCAGCGCTGGCGGCGGAGAAGTAGACGCGATCCGCGACATCACGCTCGATGTCCGCAAAGGCGAGATATTCGGCATTATCGGCCATTCCGGGGCCGGCAAAAGCACGCTGATCCGCTGCATGAATCTGCTGGAGCGTCCGACGCGCGGCACGGTGAAAGTCGGGGAAGTCGTCCTGACCGATCTGGGAGAACGGGGCTTGCAGAGGGAGCGCCGCAAGATCGGCATGATCTTTCAGCATTTCAATCTGCTCTCCAGCTTGACGGTCCGCGATAATATCGCGTTCCCGCTCAAGCTGGCAGGCCATACGAAGCCGGGAATCTCCCGCCGTGTGGACGAGCTGCTTGCGCTTGTCGGCCTGCAGGCGCACGGGAACAAGTTCCCGTCCCAGCTGTCGGGCGGCCAGAAGCAGCGTGTCGGCATCGCCAGGGCGCTTGCCGCCGATCCCGAGGTGCTGCTCTGCGACGAGGCCACTTCCGCGCTCGATCCGCAGACGACGAACAGCATCCTTGCGCTGCTGATGGACATCAACGAGAAGCTGGGCCTGACGATCGTGCTCATCACGCATGAGATGGGCGTCATCCGCTCCATCTGCGACCGCGTCGCGGTCATGGACGCCGGTACGATCGTCGAATCCGGCAACGTGCTCGACGTGTTCCTGAAGCCGTCCCACCAGGTCACGAGGCAATTCGTCGACGAGATGTCCGATCTGTCGGACGGCGCGCCGCTGCGGACCCGCGACAATTCGCGCCTTATCCGGCTTCATTTCGTCGGGGAAGAAACGTACCAGCCGGTGCTTTTCGAAGCGCTGAAGGGCAGTCCCGTGCAATGCGCGATCCTCCAGGGAACCGTCTCCCGCATGAAGCATACTCCTTACGGACAGCTTCTTGTGGAGCTGAGCGGCGGAGGGCCCGGCGAAGCAGACGCCGTCATCGAATCGCTCCGCGCGAGCGGACTTGACGTGGAGGTGCTGCCGGAATGA
- a CDS encoding methionine ABC transporter permease produces MTWENINWDEIWQATQDTLTMMVFSMIFTVILGLALGVLLYLTSSRQLLHMPVLYSVLSFVVNILRSVPFIILMIAVMPLTEAIVTTTIGVKGAIPPLVIGAAPFFARLVETALREVDKGVIEAAQSMGASKWDIVRRVLLRESRPGLLAAITVTAVTLVSYTAMMGTIGAGGLGDLAIRYGYMRFQTDIMIVTVVILIVLVQLLQVLGDWLVRRISRR; encoded by the coding sequence ATGACCTGGGAGAATATCAATTGGGACGAAATCTGGCAGGCGACGCAGGATACGCTGACGATGATGGTGTTCTCCATGATCTTCACGGTCATTCTTGGCCTCGCGCTCGGCGTTCTGCTGTACTTGACGTCCAGCCGCCAGCTGCTCCACATGCCGGTCCTGTATTCCGTCCTGTCGTTTGTCGTGAACATTCTGAGGTCGGTGCCGTTCATCATCCTGATGATCGCGGTCATGCCGCTCACGGAGGCGATCGTCACGACGACCATCGGCGTGAAGGGAGCGATTCCGCCGCTTGTCATCGGAGCCGCTCCGTTTTTTGCCCGACTGGTCGAGACGGCGCTGCGGGAAGTCGACAAAGGCGTCATCGAGGCCGCTCAGTCGATGGGAGCCTCCAAATGGGATATCGTCCGCCGGGTGCTGCTGCGGGAATCCCGTCCGGGACTGCTCGCCGCGATTACGGTCACGGCGGTCACGCTGGTATCGTACACCGCGATGATGGGCACCATCGGAGCAGGCGGGCTGGGCGACCTGGCGATCCGTTACGGCTATATGCGCTTCCAGACCGACATCATGATCGTGACGGTCGTCATCCTCATCGTGCTGGTCCAGCTGCTCCAGGTTCTTGGAGACTGGCTTGTCCGCCGGATCAGCAGGAGATAA
- a CDS encoding glycosyl hydrolase family 18 protein translates to MFKPNRRIAASALRVLMLAVLLAFSLIPQGVAVQKASAADACSGIAAWSSSSIYTVGQKAVYSGTLYEAKWWTQGERPDLAGEWGAWKVLSVCSASPTPTPTVTPAPSATPKPSATPTPTPVPTKTPTPTATPAPAGKIIGAYVADWHFPVISTVPAEKLTHVFYAFADATSTGVGGGDAGKLSQLVSLKSKNPNLKVLVSVGGWGRSASFPAAAASEASRTAFANSAVSYIRANKLDGIDIDWEYPGSGDRANYTLFIQKLRSVLDAASSADGRSANKYQLTAAVGASDYGLGNIDIAAVIPSFDFLNVMTYDLQNGANTHHTALYNSSMASFSVDSAVKLLKSKGAPAAKLVAGGAFYSHGSGDYTYDELKASYINKNGWTRQWDSTARAPYLTNSSGGFLSYDDAESLTGKVNYAKSGGLGGIMFWEYGQNMNGELLEAIYQAMK, encoded by the coding sequence ATGTTCAAACCGAACCGCCGCATCGCCGCTTCCGCGCTGAGAGTCTTGATGCTTGCCGTGCTGCTTGCCTTCTCGCTCATTCCGCAAGGCGTCGCCGTCCAGAAGGCCAGCGCTGCGGATGCATGCAGCGGAATCGCTGCCTGGAGCTCGTCATCCATCTATACCGTCGGGCAGAAGGCGGTCTACTCCGGCACGCTGTACGAAGCCAAATGGTGGACGCAAGGCGAGCGTCCGGATCTCGCCGGAGAATGGGGAGCTTGGAAAGTGCTGTCCGTCTGCTCGGCATCCCCTACGCCGACTCCGACAGTAACGCCTGCTCCTTCGGCAACGCCTAAGCCTAGCGCCACGCCGACACCGACGCCGGTGCCGACCAAAACGCCGACGCCGACGGCCACTCCTGCGCCTGCCGGAAAAATCATCGGCGCCTATGTAGCCGACTGGCATTTCCCCGTCATCAGCACCGTGCCGGCCGAGAAGCTGACGCATGTGTTCTACGCCTTCGCCGACGCGACCTCTACCGGTGTCGGCGGAGGGGATGCCGGCAAGCTGTCGCAGCTCGTCTCGCTAAAATCCAAAAATCCGAATCTCAAGGTTCTCGTCTCCGTCGGCGGCTGGGGCCGCTCCGCCAGCTTCCCGGCAGCGGCGGCTTCGGAAGCAAGCCGCACGGCGTTCGCCAACAGCGCCGTCTCCTATATCAGGGCCAATAAGCTGGACGGCATCGATATCGATTGGGAATATCCGGGCTCCGGCGACCGCGCGAACTATACGTTGTTCATCCAGAAGCTCCGTTCGGTTCTGGACGCGGCCAGCTCCGCCGATGGACGCTCCGCCAACAAATACCAGCTCACTGCCGCAGTCGGCGCCTCCGATTACGGTCTCGGCAACATCGATATCGCCGCCGTCATTCCTTCCTTCGATTTCCTCAATGTCATGACGTACGATCTGCAGAACGGAGCGAATACCCATCACACCGCTCTATACAACTCCTCGATGGCAAGCTTCAGCGTCGATTCCGCCGTCAAACTGCTGAAGAGCAAGGGCGCTCCGGCAGCGAAGCTCGTCGCCGGAGGCGCCTTTTACTCCCATGGCTCCGGCGACTACACCTATGATGAGCTCAAGGCGAGCTATATCAACAAGAACGGCTGGACTCGCCAGTGGGATTCCACCGCAAGGGCCCCGTACCTGACCAATTCCAGCGGCGGCTTCCTCAGCTACGACGATGCGGAATCGCTGACGGGAAAAGTGAATTACGCGAAATCCGGCGGCCTCGGCGGCATCATGTTCTGGGAGTACGGCCAGAACATGAACGGAGAGCTGCTGGAAGCCATCTATCAAGCGATGAAGTGA
- a CDS encoding GbsR/MarR family transcriptional regulator — translation MMTNDFAGLEAAQEQAIQKARKRVIESIGKNMDLYGITQSTGLLYGLMFFQDKPMNLDEMGQAMEMSKTSMSTGIRTLVDLNMVNKVWEKGSRKDLYEVERDWHQTFADFFVLKWRKAVELNLMALRRSKAELDKLAESGGSEAMQVLIGGDLEKIRQAIDYYLWLDRVIDLMESGEIFKHVPKEEPSD, via the coding sequence ATGATGACCAATGATTTCGCCGGCTTGGAGGCCGCGCAGGAGCAGGCAATCCAGAAGGCGCGCAAGCGCGTGATCGAGTCCATCGGCAAGAACATGGACCTGTACGGCATTACGCAATCGACAGGACTGCTGTATGGGCTCATGTTTTTCCAGGACAAGCCGATGAATCTCGACGAGATGGGCCAAGCGATGGAAATGAGCAAAACCAGCATGAGCACCGGTATCCGCACGCTGGTTGATTTGAATATGGTGAACAAGGTATGGGAGAAGGGATCGCGGAAGGACTTGTATGAGGTCGAGCGGGACTGGCACCAGACTTTCGCCGATTTTTTCGTCCTGAAGTGGAGAAAGGCCGTGGAGCTCAACCTGATGGCGCTCCGCCGCTCCAAGGCGGAGCTCGACAAGCTGGCGGAGAGCGGCGGCTCGGAAGCCATGCAAGTCCTGATCGGCGGCGATCTCGAGAAGATCCGCCAAGCGATCGACTATTATTTGTGGCTGGACCGGGTCATCGATCTGATGGAATCCGGCGAGATATTCAAGCATGTGCCGAAGGAAGAGCCTTCGGACTGA
- a CDS encoding Gfo/Idh/MocA family oxidoreductase: MSKLRVGIIGCGGIANGKHLPALSQNGNVELAAFCDIVEEKARQAADQYGIDGAAVYTDYQELLKDGSLDIVHVLTPNDSHSPISVAALDAGKHVMCEKPMAKTAEEARAMLEAARRSGKKLTIGYNNRFRPDSQHLKKVCEAGELGEIYYAKAHAIRRRAVPTWGVFLDEEKQGGGPLIDIGTHALDLTLWMMDNYKPVSVTGSVFHKLGSKENAANAWGPWDPAKFTVEDSAMGFIKMENGATIVLEASWALNTLDIDEAKCSLSGTEGGADMKGGLRINGEDSSRLYVKEIDLNAGGVAFYSGTSQRDIDVECSAWIDSVLNDTEPVVKPEQALVVTEILEAIYESARTGKTVYFD, encoded by the coding sequence ATGAGCAAACTGCGTGTGGGCATCATCGGCTGCGGCGGCATCGCGAACGGCAAGCATCTGCCGGCATTGAGCCAGAACGGAAACGTGGAACTTGCGGCATTTTGCGATATCGTCGAGGAGAAGGCGCGTCAGGCCGCGGACCAGTACGGCATCGATGGCGCAGCCGTATATACCGATTACCAGGAGCTGCTGAAGGACGGCAGCCTGGATATCGTGCATGTGCTGACGCCGAACGATTCGCATTCGCCGATCTCGGTCGCCGCGCTGGATGCCGGCAAGCATGTCATGTGCGAGAAGCCGATGGCCAAGACCGCGGAGGAAGCCAGAGCGATGCTGGAGGCGGCGCGCCGCTCCGGCAAGAAGCTGACGATCGGGTACAACAACCGCTTCCGTCCGGACAGCCAGCATCTCAAGAAGGTGTGCGAGGCCGGAGAGCTCGGCGAGATCTATTACGCCAAGGCGCATGCGATCCGCCGCCGCGCCGTTCCGACCTGGGGCGTCTTTTTGGATGAGGAAAAGCAAGGCGGGGGACCGCTTATCGATATCGGCACGCATGCGCTGGATCTGACGCTGTGGATGATGGACAACTACAAGCCGGTGTCGGTGACGGGCTCGGTCTTCCACAAGCTCGGCTCCAAGGAGAACGCGGCCAATGCATGGGGTCCCTGGGACCCGGCCAAGTTCACCGTGGAAGACTCCGCGATGGGCTTCATCAAGATGGAGAACGGCGCGACGATCGTGCTTGAAGCGAGCTGGGCGCTCAACACGCTGGATATCGACGAAGCCAAGTGCTCGCTCAGCGGCACGGAAGGCGGAGCCGACATGAAGGGCGGCCTCCGGATCAACGGCGAGGACAGCAGCCGCCTGTACGTCAAGGAAATCGATCTGAACGCAGGAGGCGTCGCTTTCTACAGCGGCACATCGCAGCGCGATATCGACGTGGAATGCTCCGCATGGATCGATTCCGTCCTCAACGATACCGAGCCGGTCGTGAAGCCGGAGCAGGCGCTTGTCGTGACGGAGATTCTCGAAGCGATCTACGAATCCGCCCGCACGGGCAAGACGGTCTACTTCGACTGA
- a CDS encoding YdcF family protein, producing the protein MIYFVKFAYSLLLPPGLFLLLLGAAVWRAWIRDRKWTWLPLLLLVALYLMSSGLASDALVRSIESRYPQPQPADVGKQADVIVVLGGGATRDTPDLEGLGNLSGSGEARLLAAVRLHLRTGLPILFSGGRVFPDSGNEADIAARQLRGLGIPAESIFLENRSLNTEQNAAYSKALLEAEGFSRPVLVTSAFHMRRSVETFRQAGLTPLPYPVDYGAPADAVFYWSKLLPSGGAMAASSAALKEYLGMLALRLKV; encoded by the coding sequence TTGATCTATTTCGTCAAATTCGCCTACAGCCTGCTCCTTCCGCCCGGCTTGTTCCTGCTTCTGCTCGGGGCCGCCGTCTGGAGAGCGTGGATCCGGGACCGCAAATGGACATGGCTCCCGCTGCTGCTGCTTGTCGCGCTGTACTTGATGAGCTCGGGGCTGGCCAGCGACGCTCTCGTGCGCAGCATCGAAAGCCGCTATCCGCAGCCGCAGCCGGCCGATGTGGGCAAGCAGGCCGACGTCATCGTCGTGCTCGGCGGCGGAGCGACGCGGGATACGCCCGATCTCGAAGGACTCGGCAACCTGTCCGGTTCGGGAGAAGCGAGGCTGCTGGCGGCAGTCCGGCTGCATCTCAGGACAGGGCTGCCGATCCTGTTCAGCGGAGGCCGGGTATTCCCGGACAGCGGCAATGAAGCGGACATCGCGGCCAGGCAGCTGCGCGGGCTGGGAATTCCGGCCGAGAGCATCTTTCTCGAGAACCGTTCGCTCAATACCGAGCAGAATGCCGCATACAGCAAGGCGCTGCTGGAGGCCGAAGGGTTCAGCCGTCCCGTGCTCGTCACTTCCGCCTTCCATATGAGACGCTCGGTGGAGACGTTCCGGCAAGCCGGGCTCACGCCCCTTCCCTATCCAGTCGACTATGGGGCGCCGGCCGATGCCGTCTTCTATTGGAGCAAGCTGCTCCCCTCCGGCGGAGCCATGGCGGCCAGCTCCGCGGCTCTCAAGGAATACCTGGGCATGCTGGCCCTTCGGCTCAAGGTCTGA
- a CDS encoding MetQ/NlpA family ABC transporter substrate-binding protein, producing the protein MKKWFTVLTLSLLVLALAACGAKNANNAGGAAAENAASNAGAGASEPITLKVGASPVPHAEILNHIKDALAKEGVNLEVVEFTDYVQPNVQLYEKKLDANFFQHVPYLDEFNKERSYDLVSVGTVHVEPIGAYSDSLKSKDELKDGATIAIPNDATNGGRALKLLADNGLITLKDGAGISATVKDIATNPKNLKFKELEAATLPRVLSQVDIAIINTNYALDAKLNPTKDALFIEGKDSPYANIVAARPDNKDSEGIQKLIKALNSDDVKKFIEDNYAGAIVPAF; encoded by the coding sequence ATGAAAAAATGGTTTACTGTCCTCACCTTGTCGCTGCTTGTGCTCGCCCTTGCGGCTTGCGGAGCCAAAAACGCCAACAATGCCGGCGGCGCGGCTGCAGAAAACGCCGCATCCAATGCCGGAGCAGGCGCTTCCGAGCCGATTACGCTGAAGGTCGGAGCCTCCCCGGTCCCTCATGCCGAGATTCTCAACCACATCAAGGATGCCCTGGCCAAGGAAGGCGTCAACCTTGAAGTCGTCGAGTTCACGGATTATGTCCAGCCGAACGTCCAGCTGTACGAGAAAAAGCTGGATGCGAACTTCTTCCAGCATGTTCCTTACCTGGACGAGTTCAATAAAGAGCGCAGCTATGATCTCGTCAGCGTCGGCACGGTGCATGTCGAGCCCATCGGAGCCTACTCCGACAGCCTCAAGTCGAAGGACGAGCTGAAGGACGGAGCGACCATCGCCATTCCGAACGACGCCACCAACGGCGGCCGCGCGCTCAAGCTGCTGGCCGACAACGGCCTGATCACGCTCAAGGACGGCGCCGGAATCAGCGCGACGGTGAAGGACATCGCGACGAACCCGAAAAACCTGAAGTTCAAGGAGCTCGAAGCGGCCACGCTGCCGCGCGTCCTGAGCCAGGTCGACATCGCGATCATCAATACGAACTACGCTCTCGACGCCAAGCTCAACCCGACGAAGGACGCCCTGTTCATCGAAGGCAAGGATTCTCCTTACGCCAACATCGTCGCCGCCCGTCCGGACAACAAGGATTCCGAAGGCATCCAGAAGCTGATCAAGGCTCTGAACAGCGACGACGTGAAGAAATTCATTGAAGACAACTACGCGGGAGCCATCGTTCCGGCGTTCTGA